The sequence below is a genomic window from Cryobacterium arcticum.
TCGGATTCGCGCGGGATGGTGGCGCCCTGGGTGTTGCAGATCGAGATGGCCTTGGCGCCGGCTTCGCGGGCGTACTTCACGGCCATGAGGGTGTCCATGGTCTCGCCGGACTGGCTGATCGAGATCACCAGGGTGTGGTCGTCGAGCACCGGGTCGCGGTAGCGGAACTCGTGGCTGAGCTCCACGTCCACGGGCACCTTGGCCCACTTCTCGATGGCGTACTTGGCGGTCTGGCCGGCGTAGGCGGCGGTGCCGCAGGCGACGATCACGATGCGACGGATGCCGGCGAGCACGTCGTCGCCGAAGGCCTCGAGCTCGGGCACGACGGCCTGGCCGTCGTGGATGCGGCCGCGCAGGGTGTTGGTGACGGCATCCGGCTGCTCGGAGATCTCTTTGGCCATGAAGGAGGACCAGCCGCCCTTTTCGCTGGCGGAGGCGTCCCAGGCGATGTCGAATTCTTCGACCTCGACGGGCGCGCCGAAGAAGTCGGTGACCGTGACGAGGTCGGGCGTGATGGTGACGATCTGGTCCTGGCCGATCGCGACGGCGCGGCGGGTGTATTCCACGAATGCGGCGACGTCGGAGCCGAGGAAGTTCTCGCCCTCGCCCAGGCCGATGACCAGGGGCGAGTTGCGGCGGGCGCCGACGACGACGCCGGGCTGGTCTTCGTGCACGGCGAGCAGCGTGAACGCGCCGTCCAGGCGGGACACGACGGTGCGGAACGCTTCGGCGAGGTCGCCGACACGCTGGTATTCCCGGCCGAGCAGCACAGCGGCCACCTCGGTATCGGTTTCGCTGAGGAACGTGTAGCCCTCGGCGAGGAGTTCGGCCTTGAGCGGCGCGAAGTTCTCGATGATGCCATTGTGGATGAGGGCGAGCTTGCCGTTGTCACCGAGGTGCGGGTGCGCGTTGCCGTCGGTGGGTCCACCGTGCGTGGCCCAGCGGGTGTGACCGATGCCGGTGACACCGTTCGGAATCGGGTGCGCCTCGAGCTCGGCCGCGAGCACCGCGAGCTTGCCGGCACGTTTGGCCGTGTTGAGCTTGCCGTTCGCGTCGATCACCGCGATTCCCGCCGAGTCATAGCCCCGGTACTCAAGTCGACGCAGCCCACCCATGAGCACTTCGACGCTTTTGTTGTCTCCGACATATCCCACGATTCCGCACATGGGCCTGATTTTAGTCGCACTATGCTTGCGTAGATGTCCGAGCCGCTGGTGAGCCCAGGTAATACCGGTCACAGCACCCCCTTTGTGGAGCTCGATCGTGCTGTGTGGGCCTCCCTCGCGCCCTCGACCCGGCTGCCGTTGCGTGAAACCGAGGTTGTGCAGTTGCGCGGCCTGGGCGAGCCGCTCGACATCAACGAGGTGTCGGATGTCTACCTGCCGCTCAGCCGGCTGCTCAACCTCTACGCCGCCGGCGCCCGCAAACTGCATCGCGACACCAGCGACTTCCTCGGTGAGCGCGCCGGGGCCACCCCGTTCGTGATCGGCGTGGCCGGGTCGGTGGCGGTGGGCAAGTCCACCATCGCGCGGCTGCTGCGTGAGCTGCTCGCCCGCTGGGAAGACACCCCCCGGGTGGAGCTGGTCACCACCGACGGGTTCCTCTT
It includes:
- the glmS gene encoding glutamine--fructose-6-phosphate transaminase (isomerizing); its protein translation is MCGIVGYVGDNKSVEVLMGGLRRLEYRGYDSAGIAVIDANGKLNTAKRAGKLAVLAAELEAHPIPNGVTGIGHTRWATHGGPTDGNAHPHLGDNGKLALIHNGIIENFAPLKAELLAEGYTFLSETDTEVAAVLLGREYQRVGDLAEAFRTVVSRLDGAFTLLAVHEDQPGVVVGARRNSPLVIGLGEGENFLGSDVAAFVEYTRRAVAIGQDQIVTITPDLVTVTDFFGAPVEVEEFDIAWDASASEKGGWSSFMAKEISEQPDAVTNTLRGRIHDGQAVVPELEAFGDDVLAGIRRIVIVACGTAAYAGQTAKYAIEKWAKVPVDVELSHEFRYRDPVLDDHTLVISISQSGETMDTLMAVKYAREAGAKAISICNTQGATIPRESDAVIYTHAGPEVAVASTKGFTAQIAALYLFALHLARVRNTLSLEELAEQVAELQAIPEKLATTLLQGEAVHQLATWMTDTRAVLFLGRHVGFPIALEGALKLKELAYIHAEGFAAGELKHGPIALIEPGQPVFVVVPSPRGSAHLHPKVVSNIQEIRARGARIIAIAEQGDAAVLPFADSVFHIPLAAPLFEPLLAVVPLQMFAIELATAKGLDVDQPRNLAKSVTVE